Proteins from a genomic interval of Rhodothermales bacterium:
- a CDS encoding serine hydroxymethyltransferase → MSQLRIQDPEIFGAIEKEVHRQNEGLELIASENFVSRSVLEAMGSPLTNKYAEGLPGKRYYGGCQFVDQAEDIARRRACELFKCDWVNVQPHSGASANAAVYLTLVEPGDTFLGLDLAHGGHLTHGSPVNFSGILYHAEYYGVEPDGPLAGRIDMDRVRDKALEVRPKMISIGASAYPRDFDYVAFRSIADEVGAFLWMDMAHTAGLIAAGILNDPLPHAHVASTTTHKTLRGPRGGMLLIGRDYENPFGKVAPKSGRVKNMSELLDSAVFPGMQGGPLMHVIAAKAVAFAEALQPSFKDYARQVITNAATMSDAFMELGYDVVSGGTDNHLMLIDLRNKGLTGKEAEETLGRAEITVNKNMVPFDDKSPFVTSGIRVGTPAMTSRGFGSDEFREVVHLIDRALTNRGKEDVLSKVKGSVRDLCDKFPLYDFVVA, encoded by the coding sequence ATGTCACAGCTGCGAATACAGGATCCTGAGATCTTCGGCGCTATCGAGAAGGAAGTTCACAGGCAGAACGAAGGCCTGGAGCTGATCGCATCCGAGAATTTTGTTTCCAGGTCCGTTCTGGAGGCGATGGGCTCACCACTGACCAACAAGTATGCCGAGGGCCTTCCCGGCAAACGCTATTATGGTGGGTGTCAGTTCGTCGACCAGGCAGAGGACATCGCGCGCCGTCGTGCATGCGAGCTATTCAAGTGCGACTGGGTCAACGTGCAGCCACATTCCGGTGCGTCCGCAAATGCCGCCGTATATCTCACACTTGTTGAACCGGGCGACACGTTTCTTGGATTGGACCTCGCGCACGGCGGCCACCTGACGCACGGAAGCCCCGTCAACTTCTCGGGGATCTTGTATCACGCCGAATACTACGGCGTAGAGCCCGACGGACCGCTGGCGGGTCGTATCGACATGGATCGCGTGCGCGACAAGGCCCTTGAAGTACGCCCCAAGATGATATCCATCGGAGCCAGCGCGTACCCTCGTGACTTCGACTATGTGGCGTTCCGCTCGATTGCCGACGAGGTCGGGGCATTCCTTTGGATGGACATGGCGCACACGGCCGGTTTGATTGCGGCCGGCATTCTCAACGACCCGTTACCGCACGCCCACGTCGCATCGACGACGACGCACAAGACGCTGCGCGGACCTCGCGGTGGCATGCTCCTGATTGGACGCGATTACGAGAACCCGTTTGGAAAGGTGGCCCCCAAAAGCGGGCGCGTGAAGAACATGAGTGAGTTGCTAGACTCGGCCGTGTTCCCCGGTATGCAGGGCGGACCGCTGATGCACGTCATTGCCGCCAAGGCCGTCGCCTTTGCTGAGGCGCTGCAGCCGTCCTTCAAGGACTACGCGAGACAAGTGATCACCAACGCGGCCACAATGTCCGACGCCTTCATGGAACTGGGATACGACGTCGTTTCCGGCGGCACGGACAACCATCTTATGCTGATCGATCTCCGTAACAAGGGCCTGACCGGAAAGGAGGCTGAGGAGACGCTCGGCCGGGCGGAAATCACGGTCAACAAGAACATGGTGCCTTTTGACGACAAGAGCCCCTTTGTAACGAGCGGGATACGTGTCGGTACGCCGGCAATGACGTCTCGTGGCTTCGGATCCGACGAGTTTCGCGAGGTCGTCCACCTTATTGATCGCGCATTGACAAACCGCGGAAAAGAAGACGTACTCAGTAAAGTGAAGGGCTCCGTTCGCGATCTGTGCGATAAATTTCCACTTTATGATTTCGTTGTTGCCTGA